One Methylocaldum marinum DNA window includes the following coding sequences:
- a CDS encoding NAD(P)/FAD-dependent oxidoreductase — MPHYDYLIIGGGMTADAAIRGIREIDTEGSVGLIGAETQPPYNRPPLSKGLWKGKSIDRIWRKTEERGVDLRLGRTASRLDLAAKRVADDQGTSYTFNKLLLATGGTPRRLPFGGDDVIYFRTLEDYHRLRALSGEKRRFAVIGGGFIGSEVAAALATNGKEAIMAFPEEGVGARLFPRDLSLFLNDYYRQRGVEVLPGQQVIDLRREDGRLLMTLRDGSTGQESTIAVDAAVAGIGIEPNVALAEDAGLPVENGILVNERLQAGSPDVYAGGDVANFYNPALDRRLRVEHEDNANTMGMRAGRNMAGEDLPYHHLPFFYSDLFDLGYEAVGETDSRLETVADWSEPNRQGVVYYLRDARVRGVLLWNVWEKVDAARELIAQPSPIEPQTLKGRL, encoded by the coding sequence ATGCCGCATTACGACTATCTCATCATCGGCGGCGGAATGACGGCGGATGCCGCGATTCGGGGCATCCGCGAGATCGACACCGAAGGATCGGTGGGATTGATCGGAGCCGAGACCCAGCCGCCCTACAATCGGCCGCCCTTGTCCAAGGGACTCTGGAAAGGAAAATCCATAGACCGCATCTGGCGAAAAACCGAGGAACGGGGTGTCGACCTGCGTCTGGGCCGGACCGCGAGCCGGCTCGACCTCGCCGCCAAGCGCGTCGCCGACGATCAAGGAACCTCCTACACCTTCAATAAGTTGCTGTTGGCGACGGGCGGAACCCCGCGTCGCCTCCCCTTTGGCGGCGACGATGTCATCTATTTCCGAACTCTCGAGGACTACCACCGTCTTCGCGCGCTGAGCGGGGAGAAACGGCGTTTTGCCGTCATCGGCGGCGGCTTCATAGGTTCCGAGGTTGCGGCGGCCCTGGCAACGAACGGCAAGGAGGCCATCATGGCCTTTCCCGAGGAAGGCGTGGGGGCACGGCTGTTCCCTCGCGACCTCAGCCTGTTCCTGAATGACTATTATCGCCAGCGGGGCGTCGAGGTACTACCCGGGCAACAAGTCATCGACCTCCGAAGAGAGGATGGACGGCTGCTAATGACCCTTCGCGACGGTAGCACCGGCCAGGAAAGCACGATAGCCGTGGACGCCGCGGTAGCCGGCATCGGCATCGAGCCCAATGTCGCGTTGGCGGAGGACGCCGGCCTTCCGGTGGAAAACGGCATCCTGGTGAACGAGCGCCTGCAAGCCGGTTCTCCGGACGTTTATGCCGGCGGCGACGTCGCCAACTTCTACAATCCCGCGCTGGATAGGCGTTTGCGGGTCGAACACGAAGACAACGCCAACACCATGGGCATGCGCGCCGGGCGAAACATGGCCGGCGAAGACCTGCCTTACCATCATCTTCCGTTTTTCTATTCGGACCTGTTCGACCTCGGATACGAAGCGGTCGGAGAAACCGACTCCCGCCTGGAGACGGTGGCGGATTGGTCTGAGCCGAACCGGCAAGGCGTCGTCTACTATCTGCGGGACGCTCGCGTCAGAGGCGTACTGTTGTGGAACGTCTGGGAAAAGGTCGACGCCGCCCGCGAACTCATCGCCCAACCCAGCCCGATCGAACCTCAAACGCTGAAAGGAAGGCTCTAA
- a CDS encoding IS110 family RNA-guided transposase → MTFTPIGIDIAKAKFDAAALRNGKYKTKVFQNTPEGFKAFLAWLQAFPAPHVCLEATGRYGEGLALFLVDHGLAVSVVNPAQIHAFGKAELSRTKTDKTDAKLIARFCHSQRPLLWQPPPLAVRQLQALVRRLESLLEMRQMERNRLDGADPTVRPSIEAVLATLDAEIAATQTRIREHIDHDPDLRQRRDLLDTIPGLGNATIPVLLAALGDVHRFENARSVAAFAGLSPKEHQSGKWKGHTRLSKTGDALLRKALYMPAIVARRHNPLIRTFCERLKAQGKNGKLIVGAAMRKLLVLAYGVLKSGQPFNPNFALAS, encoded by the coding sequence ATGACGTTCACCCCCATCGGTATCGACATCGCCAAAGCCAAGTTCGACGCCGCCGCACTCCGCAACGGCAAGTACAAAACCAAGGTCTTCCAGAATACGCCCGAAGGGTTTAAGGCGTTCCTGGCCTGGCTGCAGGCCTTCCCAGCGCCCCACGTGTGTCTGGAGGCCACCGGCCGCTATGGTGAGGGCTTGGCCCTGTTCCTGGTCGACCACGGCCTCGCCGTCAGCGTGGTCAACCCCGCCCAAATCCACGCCTTCGGCAAAGCCGAACTGAGCCGCACCAAGACCGACAAGACCGATGCCAAGCTCATCGCCCGCTTCTGTCATAGCCAAAGACCTCTGCTCTGGCAGCCGCCTCCGCTGGCCGTGCGCCAATTACAAGCGCTGGTCCGTCGGCTCGAGAGCCTCCTCGAGATGCGGCAGATGGAACGCAACCGCCTGGACGGGGCCGACCCCACCGTACGCCCCTCCATCGAAGCCGTGCTCGCCACCCTCGACGCCGAGATCGCCGCGACCCAAACACGCATCCGGGAGCACATCGACCACGATCCGGACCTCCGCCAACGGCGTGACCTGCTCGACACCATTCCCGGCTTGGGCAATGCCACGATCCCGGTGCTGCTGGCCGCCCTGGGCGACGTTCACCGCTTCGAAAACGCGCGCAGTGTCGCCGCCTTTGCCGGCCTCTCGCCCAAAGAGCACCAGTCCGGAAAATGGAAAGGCCACACCCGTCTATCCAAAACCGGCGATGCCTTGCTCCGCAAAGCCCTTTACATGCCGGCCATCGTCGCCCGGCGCCATAACCCACTGATCCGCACCTTCTGCGAGCGCCTTAAAGCCCAAGGCAAGAACGGCAAACTCATCGTGGGCGCCGCCATGCGCAAGCTCCTCGTCCTCGCCTACGGCGTCCTTAAATCCGGTCAACCGTTCAATCCCAATTTTGCGCTTGCATCGTGA
- the tnpA gene encoding IS66 family insertion sequence element accessory protein TnpA: MAMTKQEREMHWRVLLEQQAGSGLSVRAWCAREAVSYAAFIYWRRRVAQPAVVAPLTLMRVDGGETAVGGLWLSVGGVRIEVKPGFDAGLLKQVVAALVS; the protein is encoded by the coding sequence ATGGCGATGACGAAACAAGAACGAGAGATGCATTGGCGGGTCCTGCTGGAGCAACAGGCAGGGAGTGGGTTGTCGGTGCGCGCTTGGTGTGCGCGCGAGGCGGTCAGCTATGCGGCGTTCATCTACTGGCGTCGACGCGTAGCGCAGCCAGCGGTGGTGGCGCCACTGACGTTGATGCGGGTAGATGGCGGTGAGACAGCAGTCGGTGGTCTGTGGTTGTCGGTGGGCGGGGTTCGCATCGAGGTGAAACCGGGGTTCGATGCCGGGTTGTTGAAGCAGGTGGTGGCCGCATTGGTCTCGTGA
- a CDS encoding transketolase, which translates to MNPLLKLIEHGQSYWIDNLTRRMIASGELECRVRREGLRGVTSNPQIFRKAIAGTGDYDEQIETMICGGRPCPEVREIYEALVTTDIRNACDILRPVYDASAGLDGYVSLEVSPHVAHYTEASIEQARHLWRLVDRPNLFIKIPGTLAGLPAIEQLLFEGINVNITLLFSVERYQAVAEAYLRALERRREAGLALDGAASVASFFLSRIDVLTDELLRHRITPETSVELQPDPRTLLGKTAVANAKLAYRSFKRIIASDRWKVLEDRGARVQRMLWASTSTKNPDYADVMYVEPLIGPHTVNTMPETTIDAFADHGSVRDTVEEGLDEARGVMEDLAKLGIDFGQVTAQLENEGIQKFIEPYDALLAGLADKCQKYSNRLGVAPLQKVAQQLRRDVITMTTAAGSGHPTSSLSCADIVAALFFHEMRWDPGDPGARNVDSFILSKGHAAPILWAALRQSGASHEDLSSLRKFGSSFEGHPTPTNPWVKVSTGSLGQGLAAANGIALANRLDGIAARVYCLLGDGECSEGSVWEAAQFASLNKLTGLVAVVDVNGLGQTGPTPYGHRTEVFARRFQSFGWSTFEIDGHDMEAILDALYRARKSGPAAIIARTEKGRGVPFLEGVHGWHGKALSQEEMDRAFRELGETGVHMTVEPRRVGEIRSVEAEPPPPLEPGYRRGEKVATRKGFGNALKKLGEHMPELVVIDGDVSNSTYTELFARSFPKRFFQSFIAEQNLVGTALGLAVSGKIPVAASFACFLSRGYDFIRMAGHSRPPHLVFCGSHAGISIGEDGPSQMGLEDLAMFRSLAGSTVLYPCDAVSAERLTEKALRTPGIVYLRTTRPATPVIYSNSEAFPVGGSKVLRADKDDRYTVVAAGITVHEALAAHDRLKERGISVRVIDAYSVKPLDASTLGQAASETRGIVVVEDHWCDGGLGDAIAAATNSTVPVHRLAVSREPRSGTKEELLDRYGISRRAIEEKIVALAGR; encoded by the coding sequence ATGAACCCGCTACTGAAACTGATCGAGCACGGCCAAAGCTACTGGATCGACAATCTCACACGGCGCATGATCGCCAGCGGCGAACTGGAATGCCGGGTACGCCGCGAAGGCTTGCGTGGCGTGACATCGAATCCGCAGATTTTCCGGAAAGCCATCGCCGGCACCGGCGACTACGATGAGCAGATCGAAACCATGATCTGCGGCGGCCGCCCCTGTCCGGAAGTTCGCGAGATCTACGAAGCGCTGGTGACCACCGACATTCGAAACGCCTGCGATATCCTGCGCCCGGTATACGACGCCAGCGCCGGCCTGGACGGCTACGTCAGCCTCGAAGTCTCTCCGCATGTGGCCCATTACACCGAGGCTTCGATCGAGCAGGCGCGGCATCTGTGGCGCCTGGTCGACCGGCCCAATCTGTTCATCAAGATTCCGGGCACCCTCGCCGGCCTGCCTGCCATCGAGCAGCTTCTGTTCGAGGGCATCAATGTCAATATCACCCTCCTGTTTTCCGTGGAACGCTACCAGGCCGTCGCCGAGGCTTACCTGAGAGCGCTGGAGCGGCGGCGCGAGGCCGGCTTGGCACTGGACGGCGCGGCCTCGGTAGCCAGCTTCTTTCTGAGCCGAATCGACGTATTGACCGATGAACTCCTGCGCCACAGGATCACCCCCGAAACCAGCGTGGAACTTCAACCCGACCCCAGGACGCTGCTGGGAAAAACGGCAGTCGCCAACGCCAAGCTAGCCTATCGCAGTTTCAAGCGGATCATTGCGAGCGATCGCTGGAAAGTACTGGAAGACAGAGGCGCGCGGGTGCAGCGCATGCTCTGGGCCAGTACCAGCACGAAAAACCCGGACTACGCCGACGTCATGTACGTCGAGCCGCTGATCGGCCCCCATACCGTCAACACCATGCCGGAAACCACCATAGACGCGTTTGCCGATCACGGCAGCGTGCGCGACACCGTCGAGGAGGGCTTGGACGAAGCGCGCGGGGTGATGGAGGACCTTGCGAAGCTCGGAATCGATTTCGGCCAGGTTACCGCCCAGCTCGAAAACGAAGGCATTCAGAAATTCATCGAACCGTACGACGCCTTGCTCGCAGGGCTTGCTGACAAATGCCAGAAATATTCGAACCGTCTCGGCGTCGCTCCCTTGCAGAAAGTGGCGCAGCAGCTCCGCCGTGATGTCATCACCATGACCACCGCAGCCGGGTCGGGTCACCCCACTTCCAGCCTGTCCTGCGCCGATATCGTCGCCGCCCTGTTCTTTCACGAAATGCGCTGGGATCCGGGCGACCCCGGCGCCCGTAACGTGGACTCGTTCATATTATCCAAGGGTCACGCGGCGCCGATTTTATGGGCCGCCCTCCGCCAATCCGGTGCGAGTCACGAGGACTTGAGTTCGCTGCGCAAATTCGGCAGCAGCTTCGAGGGCCATCCGACGCCGACCAACCCCTGGGTCAAGGTGTCGACCGGCTCGTTGGGCCAAGGCCTGGCCGCCGCCAACGGCATCGCTCTGGCCAATCGTCTGGATGGCATCGCCGCCCGGGTCTACTGCCTGCTGGGTGACGGCGAATGCTCGGAAGGCTCGGTGTGGGAAGCGGCGCAGTTCGCCTCTCTCAACAAGCTGACGGGACTGGTCGCCGTCGTCGATGTCAACGGCCTGGGCCAAACCGGGCCCACGCCTTACGGGCATCGAACCGAGGTCTTCGCCCGCCGGTTTCAGTCCTTCGGCTGGTCGACCTTCGAAATCGACGGGCACGACATGGAAGCCATTCTCGACGCCTTGTACCGGGCGCGGAAAAGCGGTCCGGCCGCCATTATCGCCCGAACCGAAAAAGGCCGCGGCGTGCCCTTCCTGGAAGGGGTTCACGGCTGGCACGGCAAGGCCTTGAGCCAGGAAGAAATGGACCGTGCGTTCAGGGAGCTGGGCGAAACCGGCGTCCATATGACCGTCGAGCCGCGCCGGGTCGGCGAGATCCGAAGTGTCGAAGCGGAACCGCCGCCGCCTCTGGAACCCGGCTATCGGCGGGGCGAAAAGGTCGCCACGCGCAAGGGCTTCGGGAATGCGCTCAAGAAGCTCGGGGAACACATGCCGGAACTCGTGGTGATCGACGGGGACGTGAGTAATTCCACCTACACAGAGCTCTTCGCCCGGTCATTTCCGAAGCGTTTTTTCCAAAGTTTCATTGCCGAGCAGAACCTGGTCGGAACCGCGCTGGGCCTGGCCGTGTCCGGCAAGATTCCGGTTGCGGCCAGCTTTGCCTGTTTTCTTTCGCGGGGCTACGACTTTATCCGCATGGCCGGCCATAGCCGGCCGCCGCATCTGGTGTTTTGCGGCAGCCATGCCGGCATTTCCATCGGCGAGGACGGACCTTCGCAGATGGGCCTGGAAGACCTGGCCATGTTCCGCTCCCTAGCGGGGAGTACCGTGCTCTACCCTTGCGACGCCGTCAGCGCCGAACGTCTAACGGAAAAGGCGCTAAGAACGCCGGGCATCGTCTATCTCCGCACCACCCGCCCGGCAACCCCGGTCATTTATTCCAATAGCGAAGCTTTTCCGGTCGGCGGCAGCAAAGTCTTGCGCGCCGACAAGGACGACCGGTACACGGTGGTTGCGGCCGGCATCACCGTGCACGAAGCGCTCGCCGCCCACGACCGCCTCAAGGAAAGAGGAATTTCCGTGCGCGTCATCGACGCTTATTCGGTCAAGCCGCTGGACGCGTCGACCCTGGGCCAGGCAGCGAGCGAAACACGCGGCATCGTGGTCGTGGAAGACCACTGGTGCGACGGAGGACTCGGCGATGCGATCGCCGCCGCCACCAATTCGACGGTCCCCGTACACCGTCTCGCCGTGAGCCGCGAGCCGCGCTCCGGGACGAAGGAAGAGCTGCTGGACCGGTACGGCATTTCACGGCGGGCGATAGAAGAAAAGATTGTGGCATTGGCCGGGCGTTGA
- a CDS encoding IS110 family RNA-guided transposase has protein sequence MPTFYLGIDVAKAKLDCALRLPNGKFRTKVIANSQDGFATLVTWLTGPEARNVHVCMEATGVYWEDVAQCLATQGFTVSVINPAQIKAYAASRLTRTKTDAVDARLITEFCAERHPPPWQARSEAEIALRALVLRLDALQALRTQESNRLEVARDAVRTNIQEHLNWLDQQIKSLIKTINEHIDSNPDLKGKRELLESIPGIGERTIAILLAFYAEPSRFANSRQAVAFAGLDPRRQESGTSVKTKPRLSKVGHAFLRKALYMPAMVILYKTAWGQPFKNRLALSGKPAKLIIGAMMRKLLQVAFGVLKSGKPFDPALHGT, from the coding sequence ATGCCCACGTTTTATCTCGGAATTGACGTCGCCAAAGCCAAACTGGACTGCGCGTTACGCCTCCCCAACGGGAAGTTCCGAACCAAAGTCATCGCCAACTCCCAAGACGGGTTCGCCACCCTCGTCACTTGGCTCACCGGCCCAGAGGCACGGAATGTTCACGTGTGTATGGAAGCCACTGGGGTGTATTGGGAAGACGTCGCCCAGTGCTTGGCTACCCAAGGGTTCACTGTCAGCGTCATCAACCCCGCCCAAATCAAAGCCTATGCCGCTTCCCGCTTAACCCGGACCAAAACCGATGCCGTCGATGCGCGCCTCATCACCGAATTTTGCGCCGAACGCCATCCGCCTCCCTGGCAGGCGAGAAGCGAAGCCGAAATCGCCTTGCGCGCGCTCGTGTTGCGTCTGGATGCGTTGCAAGCCCTGCGGACCCAGGAAAGTAACCGCCTGGAGGTCGCCCGGGACGCGGTGCGCACCAACATTCAAGAACACCTGAATTGGCTCGATCAGCAGATCAAGAGCCTGATCAAAACCATCAATGAGCACATCGACTCTAACCCCGATCTGAAGGGAAAGCGCGAATTACTCGAGAGCATCCCCGGTATCGGGGAACGCACCATCGCCATTCTGCTCGCCTTCTATGCCGAGCCCAGCCGCTTCGCCAATAGCCGACAAGCCGTCGCCTTCGCCGGGCTCGACCCGCGCCGGCAGGAGTCCGGAACGAGCGTGAAAACCAAGCCGCGGCTGTCCAAAGTCGGCCATGCCTTCTTGCGCAAAGCCCTCTACATGCCGGCTATGGTGATCCTGTATAAGACCGCTTGGGGCCAGCCCTTCAAGAACCGGCTCGCGCTCTCGGGCAAGCCCGCCAAGCTCATCATCGGTGCCATGATGCGCAAGCTCCTCCAGGTCGCTTTCGGCGTCCTCAAGTCCGGAAAACCCTTCGATCCAGCACTCCATGGCACTTGA
- a CDS encoding Crp/Fnr family transcriptional regulator: protein MSDELLKQFRTVPYFAEISEATLEELATTATTRAYRKNVVIINEGDDAGPLFVVLSGKVQVYLTSESGRIFTLSIQEAGSFFGELSLLDDALRSASVMTLEPTRCCMISRTAFRKWLEKHPDAVLSIIRSLSKRIRILTDSVRGLALSDVYGRLAKVLNNLAIERDGELVITERPSLQDLANRIGCSREMVSKAMKDLMGRGYLSADQHTIHIRRPLPIF, encoded by the coding sequence ATGTCCGATGAGCTGTTGAAACAATTCAGAACAGTTCCCTACTTTGCCGAAATCAGCGAAGCCACGCTCGAGGAACTCGCGACCACAGCCACGACAAGAGCTTACCGTAAGAACGTGGTAATCATTAATGAAGGCGACGACGCCGGTCCGCTATTCGTCGTTCTCTCCGGCAAGGTACAGGTGTATCTGACCAGCGAGAGCGGACGAATATTCACGCTCTCGATTCAGGAGGCGGGGTCCTTCTTCGGTGAACTGTCATTGCTTGACGACGCCCTACGCTCCGCTTCCGTCATGACGCTGGAGCCGACGAGGTGCTGCATGATTTCGCGGACAGCGTTTCGGAAGTGGCTGGAGAAGCACCCGGATGCCGTTTTAAGCATAATCCGAAGTCTCAGCAAGCGGATCCGAATTCTGACCGACAGCGTGCGCGGACTCGCTTTATCCGATGTGTACGGCCGGCTCGCCAAGGTCCTGAATAATCTGGCGATCGAACGGGACGGAGAATTGGTGATCACCGAGCGGCCCAGCCTGCAGGACCTGGCTAATAGGATCGGGTGCTCGCGAGAAATGGTCAGCAAGGCCATGAAGGATCTGATGGGGCGCGGCTATCTTTCTGCCGATCAACACACGATCCATATCAGGCGTCCGTTGCCCATCTTCTAG
- a CDS encoding serine/threonine-protein kinase: MTDIQLPSDDDAVDKTRILPSSAGSRQEPHLHGGGNDEDRTRVTALADKEPPAQRPVGISAAGDAADPTRMGTTTGRILAVPAEAGASLKPLQIGDVLKDRFVLEQVLGEGGMGVVFKALDLRKKEANDRDPYVALKVLNEDFQQNPVSLIALQRETKRAQTLSHPNIINVYDFDRDGRNVFMSMEYLEGQPLNRLIRELPEGGMPFKKAWPIIQGMAEALAHAHKKNIVHSDFKPGNVFIDKNGEVKVLDFGIACAAGRADKKGAEATVFNARDLGALTPAYASYEMLKDEEPDPRDDIYALACVTYELLVGKHPYAKISADVAVDLKLQPKPAPGLNGKQWRGLKRALALKRDDRTPTAEQFIDDLQKRSPLVYGSWAAAAAVVIAVGSNVYMGLRKIEPPPKIVPTLTAEQQAKLMDLLELADIHFEVGYLTAPTGANALWAYREALKIDPYNENAANGVQKIADTLELEAWKSFEQGDRVESLKKVLDGLEAVPNHEGLLKLKGKLER, encoded by the coding sequence ATGACAGACATTCAGCTACCGTCCGATGACGATGCCGTCGACAAAACCAGGATCCTGCCCTCGTCCGCCGGAAGTCGTCAGGAGCCTCACTTGCATGGCGGGGGAAATGACGAGGACAGGACGCGGGTGACGGCACTCGCGGATAAAGAACCACCGGCGCAACGTCCCGTCGGAATTTCCGCGGCCGGCGATGCTGCCGATCCGACCCGCATGGGCACGACGACCGGCCGCATCCTGGCGGTGCCGGCCGAGGCCGGCGCGTCGTTGAAGCCTTTGCAGATCGGCGACGTTCTCAAGGATCGATTCGTGCTGGAGCAGGTGCTGGGCGAGGGCGGGATGGGTGTGGTGTTCAAGGCGCTGGACCTTCGCAAGAAAGAAGCCAACGACAGGGATCCTTATGTCGCCCTGAAAGTGCTGAACGAGGATTTTCAGCAAAATCCGGTTTCCCTCATCGCGCTTCAGCGCGAGACCAAGCGAGCGCAGACCCTTTCCCATCCGAACATCATCAATGTGTACGACTTCGACCGGGACGGCCGGAACGTCTTCATGTCGATGGAATATCTCGAGGGCCAGCCGCTGAACCGGCTGATCAGGGAGCTGCCGGAGGGAGGCATGCCATTCAAGAAGGCATGGCCGATCATCCAGGGCATGGCGGAGGCGCTGGCCCACGCCCACAAAAAGAACATCGTCCATTCGGATTTCAAGCCGGGCAATGTCTTCATCGACAAAAACGGCGAGGTCAAGGTGCTCGATTTCGGGATCGCATGCGCTGCGGGCCGAGCGGACAAGAAGGGTGCCGAGGCGACGGTCTTCAATGCCCGCGACCTGGGCGCGCTGACGCCGGCCTATGCCAGTTACGAGATGCTCAAGGATGAGGAGCCGGACCCGCGCGACGATATCTATGCCCTGGCCTGCGTGACCTACGAGCTCCTGGTGGGGAAACATCCGTACGCGAAAATTTCGGCGGATGTCGCGGTCGACCTTAAGTTGCAGCCCAAGCCGGCACCGGGTTTGAACGGCAAGCAATGGCGAGGTCTCAAAAGGGCGCTCGCCCTCAAACGCGACGACCGCACCCCGACGGCCGAGCAATTCATCGACGATCTGCAGAAACGGTCCCCGCTGGTCTACGGTTCCTGGGCGGCGGCTGCGGCCGTGGTCATCGCCGTCGGCAGCAACGTTTACATGGGCTTGCGCAAGATCGAGCCGCCGCCCAAGATCGTGCCGACCCTCACCGCCGAGCAGCAGGCGAAACTCATGGATTTGCTGGAACTCGCGGACATTCACTTCGAGGTCGGCTATCTGACGGCGCCGACCGGCGCCAATGCGTTGTGGGCATACCGCGAAGCGCTCAAGATCGATCCCTATAACGAAAACGCCGCCAACGGCGTACAAAAAATCGCCGACACCCTCGAACTGGAAGCATGGAAATCATTCGAGCAAGGTGATCGGGTCGAGAGCCTGAAAAAAGTGCTCGACGGGCTGGAGGCGGTTCCGAATCACGAGGGGCTTCTCAAGCTCAAGGGCAAACTTGAGCGTTGA
- the tnpB gene encoding IS66 family insertion sequence element accessory protein TnpB (TnpB, as the term is used for proteins encoded by IS66 family insertion elements, is considered an accessory protein, since TnpC, encoded by a neighboring gene, is a DDE family transposase.), whose product MLATILSAAAVYVVAEPVDLRKSIDGLALAVESSLGHSPLSGAVFVFFNRGRDKVKLLWWDRHGFWLAYKRLEKGRFRKPVQGTISRSDLLLLLEGVDLTVARFRAVRAGRVG is encoded by the coding sequence ATGCTGGCGACGATTCTGAGTGCGGCGGCGGTGTATGTGGTGGCCGAGCCGGTCGATTTGCGCAAGTCCATCGATGGTTTGGCGCTGGCGGTGGAGAGCAGTCTGGGGCATTCGCCGTTATCGGGTGCGGTGTTCGTGTTTTTCAACCGGGGCCGGGACAAGGTGAAGCTGTTGTGGTGGGATCGTCACGGTTTCTGGCTGGCCTACAAGCGGCTGGAGAAAGGCCGCTTCCGCAAGCCGGTTCAGGGGACGATTTCGCGCTCGGACCTGCTGCTGTTGCTGGAAGGCGTGGACCTGACGGTGGCCCGTTTCCGCGCGGTTCGCGCGGGTCGGGTCGGCTGA
- the tnpC gene encoding IS66 family transposase: MAAMNAAALAEENRTLKATLAQREARIERLEFDLAQLKKLLFGARSERLATLPDIDQLPLWDEVPEDAPVASPVAFKTVVVQSPAKNQPKRTALPAHLPREIVVLPLSAQDRQCPACGEERPVIGYESSERLDYVPAQLKVVETRREKCACAKCQGQLTTVPAPPQIIEQGIPLPGLLAHLLMAKYGYHLPLYRIEQIFAHQGVPIARTTLCDWVIQSGWQLQPLVERMLALLKQQPVIFSDDTTVAVQDRGKTRETRFWVYAGHSPPIVVYDHTETRAGKHPKAKLEGYSGYLQADAYAGYDQIFAAGKVLEVACWAHARRKFFEIARQTENGKRISAHEALEYIGRLYAIEREAKEQQLDAEGTRKLRQEQARPILAEFKAWLEDRLRQLAPKTPTAQAIGYALKNWPALERYTEDGRLEIDNNRSERAIRPLTIGRKNWLFLGSPKGGQVAATVFSLIQTCKELDLNPEAYLKDVLTRLPTTKQREIDSLLPHNWKPANV, translated from the coding sequence ATGGCAGCCATGAATGCCGCCGCTCTCGCCGAAGAAAATCGTACTCTAAAGGCCACCCTGGCCCAGCGCGAGGCGCGCATCGAACGGCTGGAATTCGACCTAGCGCAGCTGAAGAAGCTGCTGTTCGGCGCCCGTTCCGAGCGACTGGCGACCCTCCCCGACATCGACCAACTGCCGCTGTGGGATGAGGTGCCCGAGGACGCCCCCGTCGCCAGTCCGGTGGCGTTCAAGACGGTGGTGGTGCAATCGCCCGCCAAGAATCAACCGAAGCGCACCGCACTGCCGGCGCATCTGCCGCGAGAGATCGTGGTATTGCCGTTGTCGGCACAAGACCGGCAGTGTCCTGCCTGCGGTGAGGAACGGCCGGTGATCGGCTACGAAAGCTCCGAACGCTTGGATTACGTCCCGGCGCAACTGAAGGTCGTGGAAACGCGGCGGGAAAAGTGCGCCTGCGCGAAGTGCCAAGGGCAGTTGACCACGGTACCGGCCCCGCCGCAAATCATCGAGCAGGGCATCCCTCTGCCGGGTCTTCTGGCACATCTGCTGATGGCTAAATACGGCTATCACCTGCCGCTGTACCGCATCGAGCAAATCTTTGCCCACCAGGGTGTCCCCATTGCCCGCACCACGTTGTGCGACTGGGTCATCCAGAGCGGCTGGCAGCTGCAGCCCTTGGTCGAGCGGATGCTGGCGTTGCTCAAGCAACAGCCGGTGATCTTCTCGGACGACACCACTGTGGCGGTGCAGGACCGCGGCAAGACGCGGGAAACCCGGTTTTGGGTATACGCCGGCCACTCGCCGCCCATCGTCGTCTATGACCACACCGAAACCCGGGCGGGCAAGCATCCCAAGGCCAAACTGGAAGGCTACAGCGGCTACCTGCAGGCGGACGCCTATGCCGGTTACGACCAGATCTTCGCCGCAGGCAAGGTCCTGGAAGTGGCGTGCTGGGCGCATGCGCGCCGCAAGTTCTTCGAGATTGCCCGACAGACCGAGAACGGCAAGCGCATCAGCGCCCATGAGGCCTTGGAGTACATCGGCCGGCTCTACGCCATCGAACGGGAGGCCAAGGAACAGCAACTCGACGCCGAAGGCACCCGAAAGCTACGGCAGGAACAGGCGCGGCCGATCCTGGCCGAGTTCAAGGCCTGGCTCGAAGACCGGCTGCGCCAGCTGGCGCCCAAGACCCCCACTGCCCAGGCCATCGGCTATGCCCTCAAGAACTGGCCGGCGCTGGAGCGCTATACCGAAGACGGTCGCCTGGAGATCGACAACAACCGCAGTGAGCGGGCGATCCGCCCCCTCACCATCGGCCGCAAGAACTGGCTGTTCCTCGGCTCGCCCAAGGGCGGCCAGGTCGCCGCCACGGTGTTCAGCCTCATCCAAACCTGCAAGGAACTCGACCTCAACCCAGAGGCCTACCTGAAAGACGTCCTGACCCGTTTACCCACCACCAAGCAGAGGGAGATCGACAGCCTGCTACCCCACAACTGGAAACCAGCCAACGTATAA